The Verrucomicrobiota bacterium DNA window AACACCCCAACCCGTGGGCCGTGCTCAGTCCAGTATTGGTGTTAGCCGTGCCCCTGGTGGATCTGGTCTGGGTGGTATGGTTGCGCTGGCGCTTGGGCAAGCCGTTTTACATGGGCGACACCAATCATGTCTCCCACCGCCTGGTGCGCCGTGGTTTTGCCCCGGTGTACGCCGTCGCGCTGCTTTGGCTGATTGCCGCGTTATGCGGTGCAGTGACGCTGCTGCTTTAGCGGGACTGTAACCAAGCAAAATCGGCGATCACACCACCTGGACTACGCCTGTGCCTTTAACCACTTCTCCAATAATCCAGGCCTTATGTCCGGCTTCCTGAATAAAGTCCACCGTTTTCTTCGCCTGGGCGGGCGCGACCACGGATACCATCCCAATGCCCATGTTAAACACTTGGTAAAGCTCGGCTTCATTCACCCCGCCTTTCTCCGCGAGAATCTGGAAGATGGGCAGCATGTCCCATGTGCCCTTGCGAATAATGGTGTCGCACTTGGAAGGAACGATCCGGGGAATATTATCCACAAAACCGCCTCCAGTGATATGTGCGAAACCACGCACGACCGGCTTGTGGCCGGGGACGTTAAACTTCTTCAGCATGGCCTGGACCAACAACCCGTAGCTGACATGCACTTGCAGCAACTCCTCGCCCACCGAACGTTCCAACCCGGACAGGCTGTCCGTGGGCTTCAATCCCATCTGTTCAAAGAAGATTTTCCGGGCCAGGGAATATCCATTGGTGTGCAGGCCGCTGGAGGCGATGCCGATAATGACGTCTTCCGGCACGATCTCCTTGCCGGACACCATTCGGGATTTTTCAACCACGCCGACAATGGTCCCGCTAACATCGTATTCGCCGGCTTGGTAGAAGCCAGGCATCTGCGCCGTTTCACCGCCAATCAAAGCGCACCGGTTTTGCGTGCAGGCCAGCGCAAAACCAGAGATGATTTGCTCGAATACGTGAGGCTCTAGCTTGCCGGTACCCAGATAATCCAGGAAAAAAAGCGGTTCCGCTCCGAGTACCGCGATGTCGTTCACGCAATGATTCACCAAGTCCTGGCCAATGGTATCATGCTTGCCAAGCGCAAAAGCGATTTTCAGCTTGGTGCCAACCCCATCCACGCTGGAAACCAGCACC harbors:
- the purM gene encoding phosphoribosylformylglycinamidine cyclo-ligase yields the protein MTQKAYAKAGVDIDLGNQVKSRLPQLLAATHRKGVLGKVGGFGGLFQLDLKKYKEPVLVSSVDGVGTKLKIAFALGKHDTIGQDLVNHCVNDIAVLGAEPLFFLDYLGTGKLEPHVFEQIISGFALACTQNRCALIGGETAQMPGFYQAGEYDVSGTIVGVVEKSRMVSGKEIVPEDVIIGIASSGLHTNGYSLARKIFFEQMGLKPTDSLSGLERSVGEELLQVHVSYGLLVQAMLKKFNVPGHKPVVRGFAHITGGGFVDNIPRIVPSKCDTIIRKGTWDMLPIFQILAEKGGVNEAELYQVFNMGIGMVSVVAPAQAKKTVDFIQEAGHKAWIIGEVVKGTGVVQVV